One genomic window of Clostridioides sp. ES-S-0054-01 includes the following:
- a CDS encoding helix-turn-helix transcriptional regulator, with amino-acid sequence MNELNIAKTLILKRKEKGITQDELANYIGVSKASVSKWETGQSYPDITFLPQLATYFDITVDELICYEPQMMKEDINKLYNKLCKDFTVKPFDEVMDEIREIIKKYYSCFPLIFRMSLLIVNHYDIVDEKKRELLISEALEIFIRIQETCNDIDICRQAKSMEATCYILLNQPIQVVDLLQNSNFPMINESILLAQGQMMNGQIDEARETFQLGAYQNLISLVQNLVGILQNADKLQMKEIERRILAISDIFELDTLSPAIMLSAYLTQAQINLIHGDNEGVIKSLRKYVDLATRDIYPIIIHGDDFFNKLDRWISEIGTGITRDDTIVKSGIVAAIKNNPMFSVLSENKEYKFLIEKLSLLEE; translated from the coding sequence ATGAATGAATTAAACATCGCAAAAACGCTGATTTTAAAGCGTAAAGAAAAAGGAATTACACAAGATGAACTTGCAAATTATATAGGCGTTTCTAAAGCTTCTGTATCTAAATGGGAAACTGGACAAAGCTATCCTGACATAACCTTTTTACCGCAACTCGCGACATATTTCGACATTACAGTTGATGAGTTAATATGCTATGAACCTCAAATGATGAAGGAAGATATTAATAAACTGTATAATAAACTGTGCAAAGACTTTACGGTTAAACCATTTGATGAAGTAATGGATGAAATAAGAGAAATCATAAAAAAATATTATTCATGTTTTCCTTTGATTTTTCGGATGAGTCTTTTAATAGTTAATCACTATGATATTGTAGATGAAAAAAAGCGTGAGCTATTAATTAGTGAAGCATTAGAAATATTTATTCGTATACAGGAAACTTGTAATGACATAGATATTTGCCGTCAAGCAAAAAGTATGGAGGCAACTTGTTATATATTGTTAAATCAACCCATACAAGTGGTTGATTTATTGCAAAACAGCAATTTTCCCATGATAAATGAATCTATACTTCTTGCACAGGGGCAAATGATGAATGGTCAAATTGATGAAGCAAGAGAAACATTTCAACTTGGGGCATATCAGAACCTTATATCACTAGTTCAAAATCTAGTGGGTATTTTGCAAAATGCAGATAAATTACAAATGAAAGAAATAGAAAGACGTATTCTAGCAATTTCAGATATATTTGAACTTGATACATTATCTCCTGCTATTATGCTTTCTGCATATTTAACACAGGCACAAATTAATTTAATACATGGGGATAATGAAGGAGTTATTAAATCATTACGAAAATATGTAGATTTAGCAACACGTGATATATACCCAATTATAATACATGGTGATGACTTTTTTAATAAACTTGACAGATGGATTTCTGAAATTGGAACAGGTATTACACGTGATGATACAATCGTAAAATCGGGTATTGTTGCTGCTATTAAAAATAATCCAATGTTTTCTGTATTAAGTGAAAACAAAGAATACAAATTTCTTATAGAAAAATTATCTTTATTGGAGGAATAA
- a CDS encoding DUF362 domain-containing protein, translating into MEKSKVYFCDLYSNSQNKNVPNNVRRLFDKAGFKDLIEKNDQVAIKLHFGEKGNTTYMSPVAVRQVVDKVKDCEGKPFLTDTNTLYTGSRTNSVDHLTTAIENGFAYAVVNAPVIIADGLYSRNYENVKIDKKHFESVKIGGEIYNSSAMIVMSHFKGHEAAGFGGALKNLAMGCASAAGKQMQHSDVTPVVKEEKCIGCGKCVNSCPTKAISIVDKKAIIDSDVCYGCGECPTVCPTRAVTIQWESDSDVFVEKMAEYAYGAVSNKKDKVGYITFVMNVTPLCDCVPWSGRPIAHDIGILASTDPVAIEQACYDLICKEMGHDVFKHEHPHVNGTRIIDYACEMGMGSKEYELIKL; encoded by the coding sequence ATGGAAAAGTCAAAAGTATATTTTTGTGATTTATACTCAAATTCGCAAAATAAAAATGTACCAAACAATGTAAGAAGATTATTTGATAAAGCAGGATTCAAAGATTTAATAGAAAAGAATGACCAAGTCGCAATTAAACTTCACTTTGGAGAAAAGGGAAATACTACATATATGAGTCCTGTGGCAGTTAGACAAGTGGTTGATAAGGTCAAAGACTGCGAAGGAAAGCCATTTTTAACAGATACAAATACACTGTATACAGGGAGTAGAACAAATTCTGTAGACCATCTTACAACTGCTATAGAAAATGGATTTGCTTATGCAGTTGTAAATGCACCAGTAATAATTGCAGATGGATTATATAGTAGAAATTATGAGAATGTAAAAATAGATAAAAAACATTTTGAAAGTGTAAAAATAGGTGGAGAAATTTATAATTCTTCTGCAATGATAGTAATGAGTCATTTTAAAGGTCATGAAGCAGCAGGTTTTGGAGGAGCATTAAAAAATTTAGCTATGGGATGTGCAAGTGCAGCAGGAAAGCAAATGCAACATTCTGATGTTACTCCAGTAGTAAAGGAAGAGAAGTGTATAGGTTGTGGAAAGTGTGTTAATTCTTGTCCTACAAAAGCTATAAGTATAGTAGATAAGAAGGCAATTATAGATTCTGATGTATGTTATGGATGTGGAGAATGCCCAACTGTCTGTCCAACTAGAGCAGTAACTATACAATGGGAAAGTGACTCAGATGTGTTTGTCGAAAAGATGGCAGAATACGCTTATGGAGCAGTATCAAACAAAAAAGATAAGGTAGGATATATAACTTTTGTTATGAATGTAACTCCACTTTGTGACTGTGTGCCTTGGTCAGGTAGACCAATTGCACATGATATAGGCATATTAGCATCAACAGACCCTGTAGCTATTGAACAAGCATGTTATGATTTGATTTGTAAGGAAATGGGTCATGATGTGTTCAAACATGAGCATCCTCATGTAAATGGAACTAGAATAATAGACTATGCATGTGAAATGGGTATGGGAAGTAAAGAATATGAATTAATAAAATTATAA
- a CDS encoding PLDc_N domain-containing protein, whose amino-acid sequence MENLMEYLPLLIPVIILDLILIITALVHVLRHPNYKIGNKAIWIIVVLFINLIGPILYFTIGRGEE is encoded by the coding sequence ATGGAAAATTTGATGGAATACTTACCACTTTTGATTCCTGTTATTATTTTAGATTTAATACTTATAATTACTGCACTTGTTCATGTACTGAGACATCCAAATTATAAAATTGGAAATAAGGCAATATGGATTATTGTAGTACTGTTTATTAATCTAATAGGACCAATTTTGTATTTTACAATAGGAAGAGGTGAAGAATGA
- a CDS encoding LacI family DNA-binding transcriptional regulator, with the protein MGVNFLSITIKEIGELAGVSKTTVSKVINNKDENISQATREKILKIMKEKNYVPNKLAQSLVTKKTNTIGLLIPDIRNPFFTDVSRGVEDKANEEGYNIILCNTDEDAKKEYEGIRTLSERMIDGIIFAASSNTNWKEANYKDIKIPTVLIDKKISMNKETLKGIVKINNFEGAYIVTKHLLDIGNKKIIYLSGPLQNEIAVDRLEGYKKALIECNLSYNPDYVFEGKYKIEWGQEFIKNLEKINFDAIFCANDLIAIGVIRGLKERGLSIPNDVSVVGFDDIQTSSLISPSLTTVRQPSYDIGYKASEILINCLRGDKKESFDELIFKPELVIRDSTKENE; encoded by the coding sequence ATGGGGGTGAACTTCTTGAGTATAACTATAAAAGAAATTGGCGAATTGGCTGGTGTTTCTAAAACAACTGTGTCAAAAGTCATTAATAATAAAGATGAAAATATAAGTCAAGCAACAAGAGAAAAAATTTTGAAAATAATGAAAGAGAAAAATTATGTACCAAACAAATTAGCACAAAGTTTAGTAACTAAAAAAACTAATACTATAGGGCTTCTTATACCAGATATACGAAATCCATTCTTTACAGATGTATCAAGAGGTGTAGAAGATAAAGCCAATGAAGAAGGCTATAACATAATTTTATGTAATACAGATGAAGATGCTAAAAAAGAATATGAAGGAATAAGAACACTATCAGAGAGGATGATAGATGGAATTATATTTGCAGCTTCTTCAAATACAAACTGGAAAGAAGCAAATTATAAAGATATAAAAATACCAACTGTGTTGATTGATAAGAAGATAAGCATGAACAAAGAAACCTTAAAAGGAATTGTTAAAATAAACAACTTTGAAGGTGCATATATAGTTACAAAACATTTATTAGATATTGGAAATAAGAAAATAATATACCTAAGTGGTCCACTTCAAAATGAAATAGCAGTAGATAGATTAGAAGGATATAAAAAGGCTCTAATCGAGTGTAATTTAAGCTACAATCCTGATTATGTATTTGAGGGAAAATATAAGATTGAATGGGGACAAGAATTTATAAAAAATTTAGAAAAAATAAACTTTGATGCAATATTTTGTGCAAATGATTTAATTGCAATAGGTGTTATAAGAGGTCTTAAAGAAAGAGGATTAAGTATACCAAATGATGTAAGTGTTGTGGGATTTGATGATATTCAAACATCTAGTTTAATAAGCCCTTCTCTTACAACAGTAAGACAACCCTCTTATGATATAGGATACAAAGCCAGTGAAATATTGATAAATTGTTTAAGAGGAGATAAAAAAGAATCGTTTGATGAATTGATTTTCAAACCAGAATTAGTCATAAGAGATTCAACAAAAGAAAATGAATAA
- the rbsK gene encoding ribokinase, translating into MGNIVVIGSVNMDMVCSVDKRPEKGETVLGNSFFTSPGGKGANQAISASKLGANVKMISCVGEDSLGEELIRNFRNNKVDYSLVSKDKHKSSGVAVITLCENDNSIVVVSGTNELVDIELIKKNEEEIKNADIVLLQLEIPLETINYVVNFCFENEIKVLLNPAPAIKLDRDIIEKVTYLTPNEHEYKIVFDTEEEIEEILKKYPNKLVITEGKNGARFYDGKEIKHVSCISVDVQDTTGAGDTFNGALSVAITEGKNLYTAVEYAVVVSGLSVTKLGAQSGMPYREDVEKYLNINK; encoded by the coding sequence ATGGGAAACATAGTTGTCATAGGAAGTGTAAACATGGACATGGTATGTTCTGTAGATAAAAGACCAGAAAAAGGAGAAACAGTGCTAGGTAATAGTTTTTTTACATCACCTGGTGGAAAAGGTGCTAATCAAGCTATTTCAGCATCTAAGTTAGGCGCAAATGTAAAAATGATATCATGTGTAGGTGAGGATAGCTTAGGTGAGGAGTTAATAAGAAATTTTAGAAATAATAAAGTCGATTATAGTCTAGTATCTAAAGATAAACATAAAAGCTCTGGTGTTGCTGTCATAACACTATGTGAAAATGATAATAGTATTGTTGTTGTATCAGGTACTAATGAATTAGTAGATATAGAGTTAATTAAAAAAAATGAAGAGGAGATAAAGAATGCAGATATAGTATTACTGCAATTAGAAATTCCATTAGAAACAATAAATTATGTAGTAAATTTCTGTTTTGAAAATGAGATAAAGGTTTTATTAAATCCAGCACCTGCAATAAAATTAGATAGAGATATAATAGAAAAAGTAACTTACTTAACGCCAAATGAACATGAATATAAGATAGTTTTTGACACAGAGGAAGAGATAGAGGAAATATTAAAAAAATATCCTAATAAACTTGTGATAACAGAAGGAAAAAATGGAGCTAGATTTTATGATGGTAAAGAAATTAAGCATGTATCTTGTATAAGTGTTGATGTTCAAGACACCACAGGGGCAGGAGATACATTTAATGGAGCATTGTCAGTGGCTATAACAGAAGGTAAAAATCTATATACAGCAGTAGAATATGCAGTAGTAGTATCAGGTCTTTCTGTAACAAAATTAGGAGCACAATCTGGTATGCCTTATAGAGAAGATGTTGAAAAATATTTAAATATTAATAAATAG
- a CDS encoding M20 family metallopeptidase, whose translation MDISRSVDNSLNRTVEFLKELIKIDSQQGEPISQSPFGIGPKKSLEKTLDYCASLGFSVKNIDNYIGYAEIGEGEELIGIPMHLDVVPPGDGWSVEPFSGTVIDNIIYGRGAIDNKGAVSMLIHVLKNIEDMYPTINKRIRLIFGTNEETGMECIKYYLDKGEEIPSMGFTPDAMYPVVNGEKGRVHIRIEKEIKIDKSKPYIIVSGGTKENVVPSHCTAKIINGIISELTTKGVATHASNPEKGENAISKMIIKIVEDNMDFQYREDIELVSKYLCSDYYGDALGINQYDEVFKNTTLNLGILKVNEERIVCELDIRYGKNIVLNNIIDRFKKFFCNGWKIEVIAHKDLHYVDESNLVLKKLLRAYEEVTDENGYTIAMGGGTYASWFKDMVAFGPKFLAYKTGGHGVDERVPINHIRKNMEIYTLALIKLLEL comes from the coding sequence ATGGATATAAGTAGAAGTGTAGATAATAGTTTAAATAGAACCGTAGAATTCCTAAAAGAATTAATAAAAATTGACTCACAACAAGGTGAACCTATTTCACAATCTCCTTTTGGTATAGGACCTAAAAAATCTTTAGAGAAAACTTTAGATTACTGCGCTAGTTTGGGTTTTAGCGTTAAAAATATTGATAATTATATTGGATATGCAGAAATTGGAGAAGGAGAAGAATTGATAGGGATTCCAATGCATTTAGATGTAGTTCCACCAGGAGATGGGTGGAGTGTAGAGCCATTTTCGGGAACAGTAATCGACAATATTATTTATGGAAGAGGTGCCATAGATAATAAGGGGGCTGTGTCTATGCTTATACATGTATTGAAAAACATAGAGGATATGTATCCTACAATTAATAAAAGAATAAGATTAATTTTTGGTACAAATGAGGAAACAGGTATGGAATGTATCAAATATTACTTAGATAAAGGTGAAGAAATTCCAAGTATGGGCTTTACTCCAGATGCTATGTATCCAGTGGTTAATGGAGAAAAAGGAAGGGTTCATATAAGGATAGAAAAAGAGATTAAAATTGATAAAAGTAAGCCTTACATAATAGTAAGTGGAGGAACTAAAGAAAATGTTGTTCCATCTCATTGTACTGCAAAAATTATTAATGGAATTATTTCAGAGTTAACTACTAAAGGAGTAGCTACGCATGCAAGTAATCCTGAAAAGGGAGAAAATGCTATATCTAAAATGATAATAAAGATAGTTGAAGATAATATGGATTTTCAGTATAGAGAAGATATAGAATTAGTTTCAAAATACCTTTGTAGTGACTATTATGGAGATGCATTGGGGATTAATCAATATGATGAGGTATTCAAAAACACTACCTTAAATTTAGGAATATTAAAGGTAAATGAGGAAAGAATCGTATGTGAGTTAGATATAAGGTATGGTAAAAATATAGTTTTAAATAATATAATAGATAGATTCAAAAAGTTTTTTTGTAATGGTTGGAAAATAGAAGTTATTGCTCATAAAGACTTACATTATGTGGATGAGAGTAATTTAGTACTTAAAAAATTATTGAGAGCCTATGAAGAAGTAACAGATGAAAATGGATATACAATTGCTATGGGTGGTGGCACATATGCAAGTTGGTTTAAAGATATGGTGGCGTTTGGACCTAAGTTCTTAGCGTATAAAACTGGTGGTCATGGAGTAGATGAAAGAGTACCAATAAATCATATACGAAAGAATATGGAGATATATACCTTGGCTTTAATAAAACTATTAGAATTGTAA
- a CDS encoding ABC transporter ATP-binding protein has translation MNIVSINGLSKSFGNRKIIDNLNFTVPEGSVFGFVGKNGAGKTTTMKIVLGLLEPDSGTIDVCGEKVTYGRTSSNRHVGYLPDVPEFYNYMRPLEYLSLCGEITGLSKKEIKIRSEELLSLVGLGNEKRRIGGFSRGMKQRLGIAQALLSRPKLLICDEPTSALDPVGRKEILDIMLKIKDSTTVIFSTHILSDVERICDHVAILNKGSIALSGTLSEIKSMHGKDRLLLEFASNDEIQKFKSSDGIKSLLKDSEETNMEIVLHGKDIKAIQKTVISTLAEINLCPVKMELIELSLENLFLEVVK, from the coding sequence ATGAATATTGTCTCAATAAATGGGTTATCAAAAAGTTTTGGTAATCGAAAGATAATAGATAATCTAAATTTTACTGTACCAGAAGGGTCAGTCTTTGGGTTTGTAGGTAAGAATGGTGCAGGTAAGACTACAACAATGAAAATTGTACTTGGGTTACTTGAACCAGATAGTGGAACTATAGATGTTTGTGGTGAGAAAGTGACCTATGGAAGAACAAGTTCTAATCGTCATGTAGGTTATCTGCCTGATGTTCCAGAGTTTTACAACTATATGAGACCACTTGAATATCTTTCTCTTTGCGGTGAAATTACGGGGCTTTCAAAAAAAGAAATAAAGATAAGGAGTGAAGAGTTGTTGTCACTTGTGGGGCTTGGTAATGAAAAGAGACGAATAGGTGGATTTTCTCGTGGAATGAAGCAACGACTTGGTATAGCTCAAGCTTTGCTTTCACGTCCAAAATTACTTATTTGTGATGAACCAACAAGTGCACTTGACCCTGTTGGTCGAAAAGAAATATTAGATATTATGCTTAAAATCAAAGACTCAACAACGGTAATATTCTCAACACATATACTATCAGATGTTGAAAGAATTTGTGACCATGTTGCTATATTAAACAAAGGAAGTATTGCTCTTAGTGGTACACTTTCAGAAATAAAAAGTATGCACGGAAAGGATAGACTTTTACTGGAGTTTGCAAGTAATGATGAAATTCAAAAGTTTAAGTCTAGTGATGGCATTAAATCCTTACTAAAAGATTCAGAAGAAACTAATATGGAAATTGTTTTGCATGGTAAAGATATAAAAGCAATACAAAAAACAGTTATATCTACACTCGCAGAAATAAATCTTTGTCCAGTAAAGATGGAATTAATAGAATTGTCACTTGAAAATTTATTTTTGGAGGTAGTAAAGTGA
- a CDS encoding PTS sugar transporter subunit IIC, giving the protein MESVLMLAIITGLWYWFAAGLAGYTLFSTLKSPLFIGFSLGLLWGDVTTGMIVGASIEMVYLGMVAAGGNIPSDKCLAALIAIPVALQTGVNAEVAVSIAVPLGVIGVLVNNLRRTGNAVLVHKADKYAEEGNTKGIWRCATLYSLIFGFVLRFPIVFVCNFFGADLVKSLLDVIPQWLMNGLTVMGGILPALGFATTIFTIGKNKFLPMFIIGFFMVQYFEISITAAAIFGVCIALLVTFMKEDKRVGEV; this is encoded by the coding sequence ATGGAATCTGTTTTGATGTTGGCAATTATAACAGGATTATGGTATTGGTTTGCAGCAGGTCTTGCAGGGTATACCCTTTTTTCAACACTAAAGTCCCCTTTATTTATAGGTTTTAGTCTTGGATTACTTTGGGGTGATGTAACAACTGGTATGATTGTTGGTGCAAGTATAGAAATGGTTTATCTAGGAATGGTAGCAGCAGGAGGAAATATTCCATCAGATAAATGTTTAGCTGCTCTTATTGCAATACCAGTAGCACTTCAAACTGGTGTTAATGCAGAAGTTGCAGTATCTATTGCGGTACCTTTAGGTGTTATAGGAGTATTAGTTAATAACTTAAGAAGAACTGGTAATGCTGTATTAGTTCATAAGGCAGATAAGTATGCCGAAGAAGGTAACACAAAAGGTATATGGAGATGTGCAACACTTTACTCTTTAATATTTGGGTTTGTTTTAAGATTTCCAATAGTTTTTGTATGTAACTTTTTTGGAGCAGATTTAGTTAAATCATTATTAGATGTTATACCACAATGGTTGATGAATGGATTAACAGTAATGGGTGGTATATTACCTGCATTAGGTTTTGCAACAACAATATTTACTATAGGTAAAAATAAATTCTTACCAATGTTTATTATAGGATTTTTTATGGTTCAATATTTTGAAATTTCAATTACTGCTGCTGCAATATTTGGTGTTTGTATAGCTCTTTTAGTTACATTTATGAAAGAAGATAAAAGGGTGGGTGAAGTATGA
- a CDS encoding DUF2185 domain-containing protein: MLSNKITKECYKIGYMIREKSIDTYPDSRWGFTTWDENGE; encoded by the coding sequence ATACTATCTAATAAAATAACAAAAGAGTGTTATAAAATTGGTTATATGATTAGAGAAAAGTCTATTGATACTTATCCAGATAGTAGATGGGGATTTACGACTTGGGATGAAAATGGAGAATAA
- a CDS encoding L-2-amino-thiazoline-4-carboxylic acid hydrolase yields the protein MSEKMYTEKEYLEGVRGATGERAVWFYLLMKEAEKLGVNPDDICKEAIYEFGKMRGQKYSVADTPGKMAEMLYNSKGQKVFEMELVENTDENGVLKFHHCPLDAAWKEYGLTKEERKEICRLACYGDYGRVDCAQGVRLEFAQKCAHDDEVCELVFTRK from the coding sequence ATGTCAGAAAAAATGTATACAGAAAAGGAATATTTAGAAGGAGTTAGAGGAGCAACAGGAGAAAGAGCAGTATGGTTCTATCTTCTTATGAAAGAAGCTGAAAAATTAGGAGTTAATCCAGATGATATATGTAAAGAAGCAATATATGAATTTGGTAAAATGAGAGGTCAAAAATATAGCGTAGCAGATACTCCAGGAAAAATGGCAGAAATGTTATATAACAGTAAAGGACAAAAAGTGTTTGAAATGGAATTAGTAGAAAATACAGATGAGAATGGAGTTTTAAAATTCCATCACTGTCCATTAGATGCTGCTTGGAAAGAATATGGATTAACTAAAGAAGAAAGAAAAGAAATTTGTAGATTAGCTTGCTACGGTGACTATGGAAGAGTTGATTGTGCACAAGGTGTTAGATTAGAGTTTGCTCAAAAATGTGCTCATGATGATGAAGTTTGTGAGTTAGTATTCACAAGAAAATAG
- a CDS encoding substrate-binding domain-containing protein, with product MRLRKVLSLGIAGMLAIGMLTGCSMEGPSKSDNKGGSDKKDLTIGVSTITLQHQFFIDIDEGIKEKAKELGVKVIVNDPDQDVAKQTSAIEDFIQQNVDGMIVLGTDNSAIVPAVEGAFEKMPVVTVDAVLNTENITSYVGTVSYDAGKKLGEYTKKYIDEKLGGKSEIAIVTDLKSQIQMQRIDGFKDALKGSANVKILNSQPGYDREESLNTVENLIQSNPDVDIIYATAENSVLGAKAALESAKNKDVKIVGFDLTEEASSGITDGTILAMIQQQPKEMGRLAVEAVVKAIKGEKVEKNIPVPALLYDKGNIKDFKN from the coding sequence ATGAGATTGAGAAAAGTTTTATCTTTAGGAATTGCTGGAATGCTAGCAATAGGAATGTTAACAGGATGTTCAATGGAAGGACCAAGTAAATCAGACAATAAAGGTGGTTCAGACAAGAAAGATTTAACTATTGGAGTATCTACAATAACTCTTCAACATCAATTTTTTATAGATATTGATGAGGGAATAAAAGAAAAAGCCAAAGAGCTAGGTGTGAAAGTTATAGTAAATGACCCAGACCAAGATGTAGCTAAGCAAACATCAGCAATAGAAGATTTTATACAACAAAACGTAGATGGAATGATAGTACTTGGAACAGATAACTCAGCTATAGTACCAGCAGTAGAAGGAGCGTTTGAAAAAATGCCAGTAGTTACAGTAGATGCTGTATTAAATACTGAAAATATTACAAGTTATGTAGGAACAGTTAGTTATGATGCTGGTAAAAAGTTAGGGGAATACACTAAAAAGTACATAGATGAAAAATTAGGTGGAAAATCAGAAATAGCGATAGTAACAGATTTAAAATCTCAAATACAAATGCAGAGAATAGATGGATTTAAAGATGCATTAAAAGGTTCAGCAAATGTTAAGATATTAAATTCACAACCAGGATATGACAGAGAAGAATCTCTTAATACAGTAGAAAACTTAATTCAATCTAACCCAGATGTAGATATAATATATGCAACAGCTGAAAATAGTGTACTAGGAGCTAAAGCTGCACTTGAATCTGCAAAGAATAAGGATGTTAAGATTGTAGGGTTTGACTTAACTGAAGAAGCATCAAGTGGAATAACAGATGGGACTATTCTTGCTATGATTCAACAACAGCCTAAAGAGATGGGACGTTTAGCTGTAGAAGCAGTAGTAAAAGCTATAAAAGGGGAAAAGGTAGAAAAAAATATACCAGTACCAGCTTTACTTTATGATAAAGGAAATATAAAAGACTTTAAGAATTAG
- a CDS encoding PTS system mannose/fructose/sorbose family transporter subunit IID has translation MQEIKNKEVKNEQGTTEVNKTKVLTKKDVTKTYLRWWWTAELSNSFERMQALAVCASFTPALEKLYKKKEDLVDALKRHLQFFNTQAIWGGLIHGTVLAMEEEKATEGKIPGEVISGVKNGLMGPLAGIGDTLDFGTFQTIFLALGASFGAEGSVIGAFFPIMFSILLFCEGYYLFHLGYSLGRDSIKKILSGGIVNKIIDGASILGMFMMGALSATTVKLSTPLSFDIGGKAIVVQDTLNMIAPGLLPLGVVFFVYWGMKYKKWTITKLLVILVVVALVGSFIGIF, from the coding sequence ATGCAAGAAATAAAAAATAAAGAAGTTAAAAATGAACAAGGTACAACTGAAGTTAATAAGACAAAAGTACTTACGAAAAAAGATGTAACAAAAACATATCTAAGATGGTGGTGGACAGCAGAATTATCTAACTCTTTTGAAAGAATGCAAGCATTAGCAGTTTGTGCAAGTTTCACTCCGGCTTTAGAAAAGTTATATAAGAAAAAAGAAGATTTAGTAGATGCGTTAAAGAGACACTTACAATTTTTCAATACTCAAGCTATATGGGGAGGTTTAATTCACGGTACAGTTTTAGCTATGGAAGAAGAGAAGGCTACTGAAGGAAAAATCCCAGGAGAAGTTATTTCAGGTGTTAAGAATGGGCTTATGGGACCTTTGGCTGGAATTGGAGATACTTTAGATTTTGGTACATTTCAAACAATATTCTTAGCTTTAGGTGCTTCATTTGGAGCAGAAGGAAGTGTTATAGGTGCATTTTTCCCAATAATGTTTAGTATATTACTATTTTGCGAAGGTTATTACTTATTTCATTTAGGATATTCTTTGGGTAGAGATTCAATTAAGAAAATTTTATCAGGTGGTATTGTCAATAAGATAATTGATGGTGCTTCGATTCTAGGAATGTTTATGATGGGAGCATTATCTGCAACTACAGTTAAGCTTTCAACTCCATTATCATTTGATATTGGTGGTAAAGCAATTGTTGTTCAAGATACATTAAACATGATTGCTCCAGGTTTATTACCACTAGGTGTTGTATTCTTTGTATATTGGGGAATGAAATACAAGAAGTGGACAATAACTAAGTTATTAGTAATTTTAGTTGTAGTAGCATTGGTAGGGTCATTTATTGGAATATTCTAA
- a CDS encoding ABC transporter permease: MREYIAFTKKEFKENVRNYKLLSLTILFLVFGIMSPLSAKFMPDLIAHFAPTLKVTTVPTALDSWTQFSGNISGLGMSLTLIVFCNILSNEYSKGTLVIMLTKGLSRSSVVLSKFSIAVIIMTIGFWLSFLCTYGYTMYFWPTANLNHIIFSAFNLWLIGIMYITILILGCVLFRPAFASVLLVLVATAILSLISIPKQIAPYTPNFILSKNIDLVSGKVVAPEFIIPIIVTIVISIVCLLLAVVLFNKKAV; this comes from the coding sequence GTGAGAGAATACATAGCATTTACAAAAAAAGAGTTTAAAGAGAACGTAAGAAATTATAAATTACTTAGTTTGACTATTTTATTTTTAGTATTTGGAATAATGAGTCCTCTTTCTGCAAAATTTATGCCAGACTTGATTGCTCATTTTGCCCCAACTTTAAAAGTTACTACTGTACCAACTGCTTTAGATTCTTGGACACAGTTTTCTGGAAATATTTCTGGTCTTGGAATGAGTTTAACTCTAATTGTTTTTTGCAATATTTTATCAAACGAATATTCTAAAGGGACACTCGTTATTATGTTGACTAAAGGGTTATCACGTTCATCTGTAGTATTGTCTAAATTTTCTATTGCAGTAATTATTATGACAATTGGTTTTTGGTTGAGCTTTTTATGTACTTATGGATATACAATGTATTTTTGGCCAACTGCAAATCTTAATCATATTATATTTTCAGCATTTAACTTATGGTTAATTGGTATTATGTATATTACCATATTAATTCTTGGGTGTGTACTATTTAGACCAGCATTTGCAAGTGTGTTACTTGTATTAGTAGCAACTGCTATTTTGAGTTTGATTTCTATTCCTAAACAGATTGCACCTTATACGCCTAATTTCATATTATCAAAAAATATAGATTTAGTTTCAGGTAAAGTGGTAGCTCCAGAATTTATTATTCCAATCATTGTAACAATTGTTATTTCGATAGTATGTCTGTTATTAGCTGTTGTTTTGTTTAATAAAAAAGCAGTTTAA